The Bacteroidota bacterium genome includes a window with the following:
- a CDS encoding TRAP transporter large permease subunit, with protein sequence VVAVGVNPIHFGVIMVMNMTMGLITPPLGINLFVAQSMDKRVEFGATVKWIVPLFLAELVILILVTYVPSISLGLGEWLSGFKV encoded by the coding sequence GTGGTTGCAGTTGGTGTTAACCCTATACACTTTGGGGTTATCATGGTTATGAATATGACTATGGGATTGATTACTCCGCCGTTAGGCATTAATTTATTTGTTGCACAAAGTATGGATAAACGAGTGGAATTTGGTGCTACGGTCAAGTGGATTGTTCCGCTTTTCTTGGCAGAATTAGTTATACTGATCCTTGTTACGTATGTTCCAAGTATTTCACTTGGCCTTGGGGAATGGTTATCAGGTTTTAAAGTTTAA